From Granulicella sp. WH15, the proteins below share one genomic window:
- the bcsZ gene encoding cellulose synthase complex periplasmic endoglucanase BcsZ, giving the protein MGEKRVGASQQSSRRWWTGVLALAIMLAAWSASGCRAEQQGWPLWDAYAQRFVDVQGRVIDHSAADHTTSEGQAYGLFFALVANDRARFDKMLGWTETNLASGDLTLHLPSWNWGKNAAGEWKTLDPSSATDADLWLAYTLLEAGRLWQEPRYAKLGQMLVSRIAQQEVVEVPNFGTTLMAGPSGFHPDAKTWITNPSYFPLPVLTYLAVTMPKGPWSMVKTSFPSLVTGGTSSGYAMDWVAVTASGLKPVVSSAMQGSHTEKPVGSYDAIRVYLWAGISDPATPGLKQLFGQLGGMSGYMRGALTPPLEVDATGKVLQADSPPGFSAAVIPFLESLGMKEQAKVQADRLAATRDTGTGLYGHGVDYYDQNLALFSVGWSEGRYRFDRDGRLQLKWKR; this is encoded by the coding sequence TTGGGCGAAAAGAGAGTTGGAGCTTCGCAGCAGTCTTCGAGAAGGTGGTGGACCGGCGTGCTGGCGCTGGCCATCATGCTGGCCGCGTGGTCGGCCAGCGGGTGCCGCGCCGAGCAGCAGGGGTGGCCGTTGTGGGATGCCTATGCGCAGCGGTTTGTGGACGTTCAGGGCCGGGTCATCGACCACTCGGCCGCCGACCACACCACCAGCGAGGGGCAGGCGTACGGGCTGTTCTTTGCCCTCGTCGCTAACGATCGGGCGCGCTTCGACAAGATGCTGGGGTGGACCGAGACTAACCTTGCGAGCGGAGACCTGACGCTGCATCTGCCGAGCTGGAACTGGGGCAAGAACGCCGCCGGGGAGTGGAAGACGCTGGACCCCAGCTCGGCCACGGACGCCGACCTGTGGCTGGCCTATACGCTGCTCGAGGCGGGCCGCCTGTGGCAGGAGCCGCGCTACGCCAAGCTGGGACAGATGCTGGTCAGCCGAATCGCCCAGCAGGAGGTCGTCGAGGTGCCCAACTTCGGGACCACGCTGATGGCCGGACCAAGCGGCTTTCATCCCGACGCGAAGACGTGGATCACCAACCCGAGCTACTTTCCTCTGCCCGTGCTGACCTACCTGGCGGTGACCATGCCCAAGGGACCGTGGAGCATGGTGAAGACCTCTTTCCCCTCGCTGGTGACGGGCGGCACAAGCTCCGGCTACGCGATGGACTGGGTAGCGGTCACCGCGTCGGGGCTGAAGCCGGTGGTGTCGTCCGCGATGCAGGGATCGCATACGGAGAAGCCGGTGGGCAGCTACGACGCGATCCGGGTGTACCTGTGGGCGGGCATCTCGGACCCGGCTACTCCGGGGCTGAAGCAGCTCTTCGGGCAGTTGGGGGGCATGTCGGGCTATATGCGCGGGGCGCTGACGCCGCCGCTCGAAGTGGACGCTACGGGCAAGGTCTTGCAGGCGGACTCGCCGCCGGGTTTCTCCGCTGCCGTCATCCCGTTTCTGGAGTCGCTGGGGATGAAGGAGCAGGCGAAGGTGCAGGCCGACCGGCTGGCCGCGACCAGGGACACCGGAACCGGGCTCTACGGTCACGGGGTGGACTACTACGACCAGAATCTGGCGCTGTTTTCTGTAGGTTGGAGCGAAGGGCGATACCGGTTCGACCGCGACGGCAGGCTGCAACTTAAGTGGAAGAGGTAG